A portion of the Scleropages formosus chromosome 15, fSclFor1.1, whole genome shotgun sequence genome contains these proteins:
- the tmx4 gene encoding thioredoxin-related transmembrane protein 4 encodes MCAANMAGTRRLRAPRRPARSASCRRRRRRWCLPLLACLVVALTVVKVAAAEAPRGARDSVQTLTDANWTLLLEGQWMVMFFAPWCPACQQVKADWEEFARQSTVLGVSVGKVDVTQQPGLSGRFLVTTLPTIFHAHDGSFRRYLSSRAAEDFQNYIIQKKWEAVEPVPAWKSPSSLIMTGMAGLFRLSVWIRQIHSYLTETVGVPVWGSYIIFALVTLFTGLLLGLMLVLIADCLCPSRPKHKTIKSEVYTKEDGSEDDVEDTLTEERQLSDAENESAKVSGEESAGEEGLASEGDVGAAQHHLPEDATESSVRQRKPQGPEAQET; translated from the exons ATGTGCGCAGCCAACATGGCGGGGACGCGACGGCTGCGAGCGCCGCGGCGGCCAGCGAGGAGCGCgagctgccgccgccgccgccgccgctggtGCCTCCCGCTTCTCGCGTGCCTCGTCGTTGCACTGACAGTAGTAAAGGTGGCCGCGGCTGAGGCGCCGCGGGGTGCGCGAGACAGCGTGCAGACCCTTACGGACGCCAACTGGACTCTTCTACTCGAGGGCCAGTGGATGGTCATGTT ctttgcTCCATGGTGCCCTGCATGCCAGCAGGTCAAAGCTGACTGGGAAGAGTTTGCCAGACAAAGCACAGTGCTGGGTGTCTCCGTGGGCAAGGTGGACGTCACTCAGCAGCCAG GTCTGAGTGGACGATTCCTAGTCACTACGCTGCCAACTATTTTTCA TGCACACGATGGAAGTTTTCGCAGATATTTGTCGTCGCGGGCAGCGGAGGACTTCCAGAACTACATCATCCAGAAGAAGTGGGAGGCAGTTGAACCAGTTCCAGCGTGGAAATCGCCTTCCTCTCTCAT AATGACAGGGATGGCAGGACTCTTCCGACTGTCAGTGTGGATCAGG CAAATTCACAGCTACCTGACTGAGACTGTTGGAGTTCCAGTCTGGGGATCTTATATCATATTTGCACTCGTGACCTTGTTCACTGGCCTGCTGCTTGGCTTg atGCTGGTTTTGATTGCCGACTGCTTGTGTCCATCCAGGCCGAAGCACAAGACTATAAAATCTG AAGTGTACACGAAAGAGGACGGTTCCGAGGACGACGTGGAGGACACTCTGACGGAGGAGAGGCAGCTGTCAGATGCAGAAAACGAGAGTGCGAAGGTGTCGGGAGAGGAGTCCGCCGGGGAGGAGGGCCTGGCTTCGGAGGGAGACGTTGGCGCCGCTCAACACCATCTGCCAGAGGATGCGACGGAGAGCTCCGTTCGCCAGCGGAAACCTCAAGGGCCAGAGGCCCAGGAGACTTAA